The following nucleotide sequence is from Oceaniferula flava.
AGGACTCGAAGAAAAACATCTACATCGCCCTAGGAACCGCCTCTAACGGATCAGGTGTGAGAGAGAACATCCGTGGCGAGTGGAACAACACCGGCGGTCTCACTCAGGACAAGTTTCTCTACGGCGGCGAGCACGGCGCGTGGAATGAGAAGAAAAAAATCATCCCTAGAATGTATGCCCGCGTTCCCTACCGTGGCTGCATTTTGAAAATCACCCCCGGCTCACGCAAGGCCGAGGTTTACGCTACCGGCGTGCGCACTCCCAATGGCCTCTACATGGATAAAAACGATCAACTATGGGTCACCGATAACCAGGGCGACTGGGTAGGTGCCTCGAAGCTGCATCACATCATGCCCGACGGCTTTCACGGTCACGTCGCCTCGCTGCTCTGGTCGAAAAACCCACCCAAAATCACCCCCGCCGAGCTCCCTGTGGATGAGCTCGATGCGCTCCGCGTCCGCGCCCCCGGCCTGTTTCCCCAAGGCGATGCCGGTAACTCAATCACCCAGCCGCTGCCGCTGAAACCCAGCTTCGCCCCACTAAGCAAAAGCAGCCTAACAGAAGAACAAATCATCATCGGTGAGATGAACCACCCACGGGTCGTTCGCTACCTGCCCGACGTCGTCAATGGAGTGCATCAGGGGACCGCCTCGCACATGATCGTTACGGGCCAACTCGATGCGGGCAACAACCGCCTGCTCTACTCTCGTGACGGAAAATCGATCTACTTCGGCAAAACCCACCTCAGCTGGCCAGGCCGTGAAGGCATCAAGAAAGTCACCTACACCGGCAAACCCTACCTCATGGTGGAGGCGGTAAAGCTGACACCGAAGGGGTTCCGCTTCACCTTCAATGCCGAGATCCGCACGGACAAGTCCGCCGCCGATTTCCGCATCGCATCCTATGGCTTCCAATACCACTCCGGCTACGGGTCGAAAAAGATGAAACAGAGCAGCGAGGCCGTTGCTGACATCAACATCGACGGCAACACTCTGGAAATCGAACTGCAGAATAAGCCGGTGAAAAACCGGATGTATGATATCACACTGCCCAGTGCAATCACCTCCAAGCTCAGCGATCTTTCCTACCCACGTTACTGGTACATGGCGCACGAAGTCTATTGATTTCATATCGAGAACTTTTCGTCAAAGAACAGATTGGAATTCGTTGACATTAGTTACCTCCACGTTTATGGGGAGGCACTCGTCATGGTCGCTGTGATTCCATCAATTTTAGCACGCCTAAGCCGCATGGTGGCTGACGTGTTACGTGTTGGATTCATCTTGTTCCTCGCCCTCCTCGTCAGTGGACTTGCCCCCATGGTTATTCAAACCTACGGCTGGTATGACATGGCGAAAAAAGCAGGCGGCGTAGAGAAGATCGTCGAAGTCGTGACCGAGGCACCGCCCTGTGAGTTTTGTAAAGCTGCCCAAGAAATGCAGCAGAAGTCAGAGCCTAACAAAGATAATCCACCGAGCCAAGATCGTGTGGAAATTGTCAAAGTCTACGCGCTTCACAACAACCTTGATTCCTTCAAGGCCAGATCCTTTTCCCCACCATCCTCACAAGCAGGATGGTCGGAAAACAATGAATTAACCCCTGATAGCCTTGTTCAGGCGCCTTCCACTCCTCCTCCGGAGTTCCTTGTCTAATCAGACCTTTCCAGGCGGCACCTTGTAAGCCGCCCACAACATCCGCGAACGTATGCCACACCAGCTGGCAGGACACATCGCGCGTGGCTCCTAAGCCCGCGTATCGAAAGAATGACGGCACACCCGTAGGGTAGGACGATCTCACTTAACTGTTAGATATATCCACTCCCTGGGCACAGGCATCTGTGCGCCCACGTCTCTCGTCTACGTCGGTATCATCAACGCCCATCTCTTCGATGGCAGCTTCATCGTGGCTGCCTCTATGGGAGAGTGCGCACTAACATCTTAACCTAACAATATTATGCTATCTCAATCATTACGCATCATCGCTTTCATCGGTCTGAGCCTCTGCCCTCTGGCAGCGGACAGCACCTTTGAACCCAGGCCTGTGCACCCACTCGCCATCAACTCAAACGGCAGTCGCCTCTTCGCCGTGAACCCTGCCGAAGGTCGACTCTCAGTTTTCGCGGTCGGTCCGATCGAACACACCCAGCCCATTCTCATTGCTGAAATCCCCGTGGGGCTTGTCCCTGTCACCGTGCGTATGCGCAATGATGACGAGGCGTGGGTTGTCAACGAACTCTCCGATACCATTTCCGTGGTCTCCATTTCCTCACGCAGCACCATCGCCACCATTCACACTGGCGACGAGCCTGCCGATCTTGTTTTCCACCAAGGCAAAGCCTACTTGACCTGCTCACGCGATAACAGTGTGGAGGTCTACGACGAAGTCACGCACGACCAGCTCAGCACGATCCCGCTGCAAGGCCTTTTACCAAGAGCCCTCGCCACATCTTCTGATGGCTCGGTCCTGCACGTGGCCTTCCAGCATACCAGCAACGGAACCACCATCTTACCCCGCCAAATTTCTCCAGCACAGACAGTTCCAGCCTACACGAACCCTGATTTACCCTCACCTCCTCTGACGGCAAAAATTGTCTCGGTCGATCATGCCGATATCGGCTACAACGTGCTCGATCACGATATCGCCAACATCGATGTCGCCACCGAATCGGTGACTTACCAGGGGGCGGTCGGCACCAACATTCTGGCCTTGGAGCGCCTCGGTAACGGCTCGCTCGCGGCGGCCAATTCGGAAGCTCGGAACCTCATTAGCTTCGAGACCGAGCTGAAGTCGCGCTTCGCCTACAGCCGGGTGGCCACCGTCACGGGATCTACTGTTTCCCAGATCGACCTCAACGACAACCCGGATCCCAGTTTCCCCACCGTCAACACCGCGTCTGCAGCCACCGCTCTGGCCCAGCCGATGGCTTTACTCGCCAAGGATAGCGACCAGATCTGGGTCGCTGCTTACGGATCGGATCGGATTGCTTTAGCCGACACCACGAACTCCGCGATTCTTCAGCGCGTTGACCTTCGTGGGCTGGATGCACCGGCTGCGGAACGAAGCGCATGGACGGTTCGAGGTCCGCGAGGTTTGGCCAAGCACCCGTCGCTGCCATGGCTCTACAGCTATAACAAACTGTCCCACACCCTATCGGTGATCGATACCCGCAGCTATCTCCCCGTGGCCGAGGTCTCGCTCGCATCCTTTGAAGATCTGGATTCTGATTTGAAAATGGGACGAGCCTTCCTGCAGGACGCCCGACTCTCCGGCAACGGCTCCGTTTCCTGCGCCACCTGTCACATTGATCTCGAGCGCGACGGCATGGCCTGGGACCTCGGTGATCCGACAGGCTCGATGCTCAGTATCGTTGGCTATTTGCGTTCTATTCATGCTTACACCACGCCGATCACGCATGACATTCATCCGATGAAAGGCCCGCTGACGACTCAGACTCTGATCGGCTTGAAAGACCAGACCAAGCTCCACTGGCGAGGTGACAAGCCATCCATCCAATCCTTCAACTCCACCTTCCCCAACCTCATGGGCGGCACGCTGCTGCCGGATGAAGAGATGGATAAAATAGCCAATTACCTGAACAGCCTGAACCATCACCCCAACCCTTATCAAGAACTTGATCGCAATCCTCCGGCCACCCTCAACGGCGGTGATCCCATCGCGGGCGTGGGTGTATTTGCCCTCTTTGACAACCACTGCATCGAGTGCCACAGCCTGCCATCCGGCACCAGCAATAATATCGATCTACCGAGCAACGTCGCATCGACGCAACCGCTCAAGGATCCACCTCTACGGACTCTCTATCAGCGCCAGTATTTCAACCCAACATCAGGCGGGGACAGCATCACCGGCTTTGGTTTACTTCACAATGGCACCGGCAGTGAGTTCCCCATCGTGCACCCCTACACCCTGCACATCCTCGACAATCCAAATCGTGATCAAGCGGTAAGAGATCAGGAAAAACTCGATCTCACGGCCTTCTTACTGTCCTTCGATACCGGAACCGCCCCCTCGGTAGGAGCGCAAGTCACTCTCAACACAATCACCAAAACACAGACAGCCACCTTACAGCGGTTGGAAATTTTGGAAAACCAGACCGCCGGCGAATTCCCCAACTCCGACCTCGTTCTACGCGGCATCTATCAGGGCAACAGACACTCTTTTGTCTATTTACCCGACAGCGAAAGCTATCAAGCAAACTCACCATCGATCCCCAATCAAAGCAGAGCCGATCTCATCGCCAGCATGGAATCCACGGATGTTCTTATCGCCACAGGGGTGCCCCTTGGTAGTGCCCAACGCTACGCCATCGATCGGAATAGCAACGGCATGGTCGATGGTGAGGAACAGCCTCCGCAGCTGACAGTGGATACAGCTCGCCAGATCAGGTGGCCGAACACGCAGTCCGGCTGGCATCTGCTGAAAAGTGGCGACCTCTCGCAATGGTCACCTTTTACCGCGCCCGTGGAAGACACGAGCACTGAATTCTCCACCCAAGACAACAGTTCCGACGGCTCAGCCTTCTTCCGCCTTCTTCGTAACTGGTAACACCTTTCTTCAACAAGAAACTACAACACATAAACAACCAAAATACATATAAACCAATGAAACTAAACATCTTCTTATTCCTCGCTGCAGCTAGCCTCAGCGCGAACGCTGCCACAGTCGACACCACCCTGGGGTCCTATGCGGGAGGCAACTCAAACACGTGGCAAACAACCATGGGAGTCGGCGACGACACCTCGTTTTCCAGTCAGGTGAGCACTTGGGGTTGGGAAGCTCTCGACCTGAACTCATCAGGCGGCACTGGTTGGCGGCACACCTCCCAGTGGCTTGAGCTTACCCTAACGGAAGACGCCATTGTCACGATTAACATTAGCAATGACCCGACAGAAACCATCGCCGTAGGCACCCAGGAACTCTTCCCTTCGTTCACCATCTACAGCGGCTTCAACAACGAGAATGCTACTCAGGCACATACGTATAACAACCGCGCTGACACAACGCTATCAGGCGCCGCCGATCCACTGATCTACCTGAACCACGTGGCTAACTCCACGGAGGATAGCATCAATGTCAGCTACAGCCTCGCAGCGGGAGACTACACCTTCGCCATCGGCGGATTTGCAGAAGAGGTGGAAGGAGTAGATTCGGTCAATCGCACCTACTTTGCCTCTGTCACCACCACCGCAGTTCCAGAGCCGAGCAGCCTGTTACTTCTCGGCCTGTCATCTCTCGGCTTACTTCGCCGTCGTCGTTAGTTCCACTTCAATATCCAGCCCTCAACAGAGGGCTGGATAATTTTTATACGATCATGAAAACTCGTCTCGTCTCACTCGTCAGCCTTGTTCTTGCGTCCAACGCCTTTGCCCACCACGGACAAGATTTTCTCGTCACCCTAGACACCGCCACACCTCACGCAGGTCAGATTTACAGCACCACAGGTTTTGACTACAGCAAGCATGGAGGCGAAGAAGAAACAGCCATCCTGCAGGCCTTTTCCATCGGTCTCCCCGCTGGTTTCACCCTAGGGGCCAGTTACCAAATTTCCAACGAAGGTGATAGCGAATGGGCGGCGCAATCATTCACACCGACGCTCCAATGGAATGCGCCAAGCTACACCTGGGGCCAACATTCCTCACTCTCCTTAGGCATCGCGATTGGCTGGGAAATCCCCACCGAAGGAGAAGACTCCGACCACAGTCACAGCGATAGCCTCGAGCTCACAGACTGCTCCAGCTTGATTGGCATTCCAGCCCTCTATCAGGCCTGCCAGTTAGCCAATGAGCAACGAGCGAACCACACCCACGGCGATGAGCATTCGCACGATGGCATTCACCGCCACGGCGAGAGCCATGGCTTCGTGCGCCTCATCGCGCAGCTTGAACTCGGCCATCATGATCAAATCGCCGCGAACCTCATCGCGGTCTTTCCAGAGGACGACTCACCAGCCTACGGCTATGCCATAGCTTACCGCCACCGCTTCAGCGATTTCCTAGCGGCGGGGATCGAAGCCACAGGTGACTTTGATCGTCACGGTGAGCACCTGCTCTATCTAACGACCACGCTTTATCCGAACGAAAAGGCATCCATCACCTTCGGCGCGGCGGCTGGACTTACTGAAGCCGCGTCAGATTTTGCACTGCAGACCCTCTTCACATGGAGGTTCTAACAGACAAACCAAAGCCTACCACGGCCTACTCGCTCAACGAGGGTCATGGAATTAATCGTTTCATTTCGCCCTCACCCAATGCTTCGTCAAGCTGAGCAGCAACGCATGCTTTCGATACTTCCAGCACCGAGGGTTCCAGCGGATGGCATGTTTCAGGCACGCCCGCGCCGCAACCACATCACCTACTCTCAACCTCATTTTGTAGGCCCTGTGCCAGCGCACTCCGAGCATCATTTTCAACGGTCCGTGATCAACCGCAACTTGTTGATTAAGCACTTCAGCATAGATCGCTTCAAAATCTTTCACCCATTGTTCCTCTCTGTCTGCGTATTTCCTACTCAGATTCCCTTCCTCGCTAGTATCCCCACCATTTCCGATATGAAAAGTAACGGGGGCTCCCTCGGCAAACACCCAGGGTCCTTTGAGAGTCATCGCACCGAAGAATTGAGTATCTTCACCCAGAGTCACTTCAGGCCATGCACCTAGCTCTTGCACAACACTTTTGCGAAGCAGTGAGCAGGAGCTAACACCTGCGCCATATTTAAAGAACCACGTGATGGGGTCCGAGACCATTTCCAGCCCTCCCTTATGCTGCGCTTTAACCCCTGGCGAACAGCGGTAAAAGCGCTCGGTAGTCGCAGCGACCGCATCGGGCTCCGAATCTAACATATTCACACAGCGCTCCAAAAAATCCTCAGGCCAATGGTCGTCAGAGTCTAAAAAAGCGACGTAATCCACACTCTCCACTCTGGAAAGACCTCTATTCCTAGCTCCCGCGACAGTTGACTTCGAAGCACGGATCAACTCCCAGTGGACTCCAGCCGCATGCTGTTCTAACCACTGCTCAACTTCTGCAGCGGTATTATCTGTCGACTCATCATCAACCACAATCAGCGCATCAGGCAGTAATGTCTGCGCTAACACATACGTGAGCGTTTCTTTCAAAATAGCAGCTCGATTGTAAACTGGTATAACAACGGCAACGCTACTCTGGGAAATGGGCGAATTCATGATCACTTTAAATTAACTATGTCGAATGACCCAAGAGGACTAACACTTCTTCTGTTACTTCCACGACTTACCTCAAACTTTTTTCCTTCGTCGAGAAATGACCTCACGGTAAAAATGTGATGACAGAATGCGGTCGAGTCATGGCCATGTAGTAGGCTGAAACTATGAATAAGTCAGCCAATATAATTCAATCGCGAGCCTATATAGTGGTGAAGCAAAGGTCAGACTTTCAATTCCGCTACTGCACTACCTTAACTCTCTGTAGGGCAACGACCGAAAAAATCACCAGCAAGCCGCCGATCCAGATCCCAAGTCCCGGGGTCTCGCCAGCGACTAGCAGCGACGACTCCACCACCGCACACACAGGGACCAGAAAGCGATACCCGGCAAGCAAGTTCACGGGGAACAAGCTGGTGAGATAGTTCCACAAACCAAATCCCACCGCGGAAACCATGGCAAGGTAGCAGGTCAGCAAGATCACCTTCAGGTTGAATAATTGAGTAAAATCCGACCACGCACCGGCGCCAGCCAAGGTTAACATGATGCCGCCTAGCAGAAGTCCGTAACCTGTCGCAGCACGCGCTCCCATGGTTTTCAAAACTCGCTGGAGAATGATCACGCCCAAGGTGCCACTCAATGTGCTGGCACAGAAAAGTATGCCACCGAGCACCGGCTGACCGCTACCAGCCCCCGGCTTGTAGACCGCCAGAAGCACGCCTGCCGCACCAATCCCAATCAGGCTCCACTGCACGCGTGTGGGCCATGGCGTCTTGAGAATCAGCGGCGCCAGCAGCAGCCACCAAAAGCTCCCCGAGGCCACCAGCAAGCCGCCGAGCACCGCGCTCGACACCGCCAAGGCGGTGTAAAACATAGCATACTGAATCCCGGTCTGAGCCGCCGCAAATCCTAACAAGGGCAAGAAAGGCGTGCTTTTCAGCTGCTTGATCGGGCTCTTGGAAATCAGCAGTAGCACGAAGCCGCCAATGATGAAACGCACCCCCGCGAGCAGCAGCCGATTCTGCATGTCGGGGAGCACCTGAATGTTCTCCCACTCGGCATAAATCGCTTTAATCCCAGGGAAGGCACTGCCCCAGAGCAGAGCGCAGAGCAGCACCGCAAAGGGGCACATGCGGGGGGAAACAGTCATCGCAGCATTAGCTTAAACGATCTAACAATTTCTGATGAATCCCCTCGAAGCCACCATTGCTGAGCACGGCAACCGTGTCACCCGACTGAGCCTTATCCCCCACCAATGCGACGATGTCAGTGACCGTTTCGCAGTACCAACATTCGGTGCCGGAGCTCTGCACATCGGCGACGAGTTTTACCGGGTTCAAGCGATCTGCCTCAGGCACTTTTTCCGGATCCGGCACGGCGGGCACGATGGCGAAGTCCGCCTTGCTCAGTGAGCTGGCGAGTTCGTTTTGGAAAATGTTTCGCCGCGTGGTGTTCGAGCGTGGCTCGAAGATCACCCAGAGTCGGGAGTCCGAGTATTGCTGACGCAAGCTATCAACCGCCAGACCAATAGCCGTGGGGTGGTGGGCGAAGTCATCAATCACACGCACACCTCCTGCGATGCCACGCACTTCCTGACGCCGTGCAATGCCTTCGAAGCTCAGCAGCCCATCGCGGATCTGATCCGGGGTGAAGCCGGAGAACTTGGCCGCACAGACTGCCATGGCAGCATTGCGCACATTGAACTCACCGGCCATCGGGATTTGGTAGCGTTCGCCATCGAGATCGAAGCGGGTGCAGTCGGAGGCGTATTCGATCTCGGTCACCTGCAGGTCACAGCTTTCACCCAATCCCACGGTGGTGACCGGGGCCGGTGCACCATCGGCGACATCAAGGCTGTTAGGGCAGTCGCCATTGACAAAGGCCATGCCATTGCGCGGCACGATGTTGAGCAAGCGACGGAAGGTCAGCTTGATTTCATCGAGCGAATCGTAGATGTCGGCGTGATCGTATTCCACGTTGTTCACCACCACCACTTCGGGCAAGTAGTGGAGGAACTTCGAGCGCTTGTCGAAGAAAGCGGTGTCGTATTCATCCCCCTCGAGGACAACAAAATCGGAGTCGGTGAACGCCGCACCTTTTCCCAGGTTGCGTGGAATTCCGCCAATCATGTGGCTCGGATCGACGCCGGCATTTTTCAGCAGCCAGGCGAGCAACGAGCTGGTGGTCGTCTTGCCATGGGTGCCGCTGACCACGAGGTTGCGCTTGCCGCGGAGGAAATGCTCCTTGAGGATTTCCGGCAGGGAAACGTAGAGCAGCTTGCGCTCGAGCGCCGCTTCGGCTTCTTCGTTGCCGCGACTGATCGCATTCCCCACGACGATGACCTCGGCGGTTTCCGGAATGTTCTCGGCTTTAAATCCCGGGAAAATCTGCACCCCCTGATCTTCGAGGAAGGTGGACATCGGAGGGTAGACATTTTCGTCGGAGCCGGTGACGGTGAATCCTTTGGCCTTCATCGCGGCCGCGACGGAACCCATGGCGGTTCCACAAATTCCAATAAAGTGAACGTGTTGCATGAAAATAGTATTCAGATTGAAGTAACCAGGAAGAAGGTGGTGCTTCCTAAAAATGAGGGGCGGAAACGGTGCCGCCTTGGATCTCGTTGGTGCGCCGCAGCAGGATGTTGTCGGCAATTTCGCTGACCATCTGCTCTAACAATAGACGAAGATGACTGCCCTGACGATAATCGGCCGGCGCGATGTGTTTCACGCGGTCTGCCTTGGCACAGAGCTGGTAGCACTTTCGGAAGCTGCGGCGGCTGGGGTCTTCCGGATTATACACCGCGATGGCATTGCCACCATTCTTACGCATCACCGTGAAGCAGGGAACATCCGTCGGGCCATCGCCGACATAAACCATATTCTCGAAAGGGATCGGGCGCAGTTCGGGCGCGAGGTGATCGTTGACGTCTTCGGAGTAGTCTAACAACCCCTTGTTGATTCGGAACAAATATTGGGTTTTTGTGGTGTGGGAAATGGTGCGTTTGGAAAAGCGGATATGGCCCTGCTTGTCTTCGCCAAATTCACAGCCGTAAATTGCACGGAATTGATTGCGAATGCTGCTGCCTTCCAAGAGGGCCTTGAGACCGGACGAGACGATGTAGTATTCCAGTCGGATATCTTGCGCATGATGGTCATCGGTCAGGCACGCATCGCGGATGCCGTCGAACATTTCCGGCACGCCGGGGAAATAGCTCAGGTTGCTACCTAGCTCGGTGAGGCGGGCATTGGATACTTGGTCCATTTCCAGATAATCTAACAAACATTGCATGTAAGCCAGCTCACCATCCCATTGCTGGTCTTGCACCAGCGCGTTGCACTTTTTCCAAAACGACTCCGGATTGATGCCGAATTCAGGGAACACGACATCATCCTGCATGTAGCTCGGACTGAGCGTCTGATCGTAGTCGAAAACGAGCGCGATGGTATTTTGTGCAATGGCCATAGTGATATCTGCCCCGATGACTGGACAAACAAAGAAACCAGCCATGGCCGTGAACAGCAAGTGTGAAAAGGTCGGGCCCGCTTTTTCCGGCCTAGCTCAAATTGTCCAAATCATTGATTACCAACCACCAGAGAACTTCATCCCTCCGATCTTCCTCTGTGACGCTTTGGCCTCGCACCAGCCCAGTTTGAGCCATCGGGAATAGTCACCCGACTAACCCCACCGCCAGGCTCACTCGCCTGATTGACTCGGGATTTTGATGACATTC
It contains:
- a CDS encoding glycosyltransferase family 2 protein — protein: MNSPISQSSVAVVIPVYNRAAILKETLTYVLAQTLLPDALIVVDDESTDNTAAEVEQWLEQHAAGVHWELIRASKSTVAGARNRGLSRVESVDYVAFLDSDDHWPEDFLERCVNMLDSEPDAVAATTERFYRCSPGVKAQHKGGLEMVSDPITWFFKYGAGVSSCSLLRKSVVQELGAWPEVTLGEDTQFFGAMTLKGPWVFAEGAPVTFHIGNGGDTSEEGNLSRKYADREEQWVKDFEAIYAEVLNQQVAVDHGPLKMMLGVRWHRAYKMRLRVGDVVAARACLKHAIRWNPRCWKYRKHALLLSLTKHWVRAK
- a CDS encoding HAD family hydrolase is translated as MAIAQNTIALVFDYDQTLSPSYMQDDVVFPEFGINPESFWKKCNALVQDQQWDGELAYMQCLLDYLEMDQVSNARLTELGSNLSYFPGVPEMFDGIRDACLTDDHHAQDIRLEYYIVSSGLKALLEGSSIRNQFRAIYGCEFGEDKQGHIRFSKRTISHTTKTQYLFRINKGLLDYSEDVNDHLAPELRPIPFENMVYVGDGPTDVPCFTVMRKNGGNAIAVYNPEDPSRRSFRKCYQLCAKADRVKHIAPADYRQGSHLRLLLEQMVSEIADNILLRRTNEIQGGTVSAPHF
- a CDS encoding DUF7133 domain-containing protein encodes the protein MNIFTLTTIAALLACSPVTQAYFNWEDYYQIETIDGPDGVDFQIGGLDHDKNGNLIACFHRGEVMSYNETSKQWKLFASGLHEPLGIHVEDEGTVLVIQRGELTRLHDQDGDGTADFYEVVCNDWGLSGNYHEFTFGLVKDSKKNIYIALGTASNGSGVRENIRGEWNNTGGLTQDKFLYGGEHGAWNEKKKIIPRMYARVPYRGCILKITPGSRKAEVYATGVRTPNGLYMDKNDQLWVTDNQGDWVGASKLHHIMPDGFHGHVASLLWSKNPPKITPAELPVDELDALRVRAPGLFPQGDAGNSITQPLPLKPSFAPLSKSSLTEEQIIIGEMNHPRVVRYLPDVVNGVHQGTASHMIVTGQLDAGNNRLLYSRDGKSIYFGKTHLSWPGREGIKKVTYTGKPYLMVEAVKLTPKGFRFTFNAEIRTDKSAADFRIASYGFQYHSGYGSKKMKQSSEAVADINIDGNTLEIELQNKPVKNRMYDITLPSAITSKLSDLSYPRYWYMAHEVY
- a CDS encoding DMT family transporter, whose product is MTVSPRMCPFAVLLCALLWGSAFPGIKAIYAEWENIQVLPDMQNRLLLAGVRFIIGGFVLLLISKSPIKQLKSTPFLPLLGFAAAQTGIQYAMFYTALAVSSAVLGGLLVASGSFWWLLLAPLILKTPWPTRVQWSLIGIGAAGVLLAVYKPGAGSGQPVLGGILFCASTLSGTLGVIILQRVLKTMGARAATGYGLLLGGIMLTLAGAGAWSDFTQLFNLKVILLTCYLAMVSAVGFGLWNYLTSLFPVNLLAGYRFLVPVCAVVESSLLVAGETPGLGIWIGGLLVIFSVVALQRVKVVQ
- a CDS encoding cytochrome c peroxidase, which produces MLSQSLRIIAFIGLSLCPLAADSTFEPRPVHPLAINSNGSRLFAVNPAEGRLSVFAVGPIEHTQPILIAEIPVGLVPVTVRMRNDDEAWVVNELSDTISVVSISSRSTIATIHTGDEPADLVFHQGKAYLTCSRDNSVEVYDEVTHDQLSTIPLQGLLPRALATSSDGSVLHVAFQHTSNGTTILPRQISPAQTVPAYTNPDLPSPPLTAKIVSVDHADIGYNVLDHDIANIDVATESVTYQGAVGTNILALERLGNGSLAAANSEARNLISFETELKSRFAYSRVATVTGSTVSQIDLNDNPDPSFPTVNTASAATALAQPMALLAKDSDQIWVAAYGSDRIALADTTNSAILQRVDLRGLDAPAAERSAWTVRGPRGLAKHPSLPWLYSYNKLSHTLSVIDTRSYLPVAEVSLASFEDLDSDLKMGRAFLQDARLSGNGSVSCATCHIDLERDGMAWDLGDPTGSMLSIVGYLRSIHAYTTPITHDIHPMKGPLTTQTLIGLKDQTKLHWRGDKPSIQSFNSTFPNLMGGTLLPDEEMDKIANYLNSLNHHPNPYQELDRNPPATLNGGDPIAGVGVFALFDNHCIECHSLPSGTSNNIDLPSNVASTQPLKDPPLRTLYQRQYFNPTSGGDSITGFGLLHNGTGSEFPIVHPYTLHILDNPNRDQAVRDQEKLDLTAFLLSFDTGTAPSVGAQVTLNTITKTQTATLQRLEILENQTAGEFPNSDLVLRGIYQGNRHSFVYLPDSESYQANSPSIPNQSRADLIASMESTDVLIATGVPLGSAQRYAIDRNSNGMVDGEEQPPQLTVDTARQIRWPNTQSGWHLLKSGDLSQWSPFTAPVEDTSTEFSTQDNSSDGSAFFRLLRNW
- a CDS encoding PEP-CTERM sorting domain-containing protein — its product is MKLNIFLFLAAASLSANAATVDTTLGSYAGGNSNTWQTTMGVGDDTSFSSQVSTWGWEALDLNSSGGTGWRHTSQWLELTLTEDAIVTINISNDPTETIAVGTQELFPSFTIYSGFNNENATQAHTYNNRADTTLSGAADPLIYLNHVANSTEDSINVSYSLAAGDYTFAIGGFAEEVEGVDSVNRTYFASVTTTAVPEPSSLLLLGLSSLGLLRRRR
- the mpl gene encoding UDP-N-acetylmuramate:L-alanyl-gamma-D-glutamyl-meso-diaminopimelate ligase translates to MQHVHFIGICGTAMGSVAAAMKAKGFTVTGSDENVYPPMSTFLEDQGVQIFPGFKAENIPETAEVIVVGNAISRGNEEAEAALERKLLYVSLPEILKEHFLRGKRNLVVSGTHGKTTTSSLLAWLLKNAGVDPSHMIGGIPRNLGKGAAFTDSDFVVLEGDEYDTAFFDKRSKFLHYLPEVVVVNNVEYDHADIYDSLDEIKLTFRRLLNIVPRNGMAFVNGDCPNSLDVADGAPAPVTTVGLGESCDLQVTEIEYASDCTRFDLDGERYQIPMAGEFNVRNAAMAVCAAKFSGFTPDQIRDGLLSFEGIARRQEVRGIAGGVRVIDDFAHHPTAIGLAVDSLRQQYSDSRLWVIFEPRSNTTRRNIFQNELASSLSKADFAIVPAVPDPEKVPEADRLNPVKLVADVQSSGTECWYCETVTDIVALVGDKAQSGDTVAVLSNGGFEGIHQKLLDRLS